From Selenomonas ruminantium AC2024, a single genomic window includes:
- a CDS encoding N-acetylmuramoyl-L-alanine amidase family protein: MGTQSRGTQSSNFYVVKHTDMPATLVEVAFISNESEEKMLDSEEGIRKAAQGIADGIADYFG; encoded by the coding sequence CTGGGCACCCAGAGCCGGGGCACCCAGAGCAGCAACTTCTATGTGGTGAAGCATACCGATATGCCGGCTACGCTGGTGGAAGTTGCCTTTATCTCCAACGAGAGCGAAGAGAAAATGCTCGACAGCGAAGAAGGCATTCGCAAAGCTGCCCAGGGCATTGCCGATGGCATTGCCGATTACTTTGGCTGA